A genomic region of Papaver somniferum cultivar HN1 chromosome 7, ASM357369v1, whole genome shotgun sequence contains the following coding sequences:
- the LOC113292680 gene encoding NADH dehydrogenase [ubiquinone] 1 alpha subcomplex assembly factor 3-like: MAARYRATSTLPYLMRTLGSKESTKPAYRGTLPSLRRAFSLYDQINLMDNVPDDQLRFQGYTDTGFTVNGANYEGSLIAIGNLILSWSPKRISDVTPDSLAMFQLIRPIPEILLLGTGRQVQHVDPGLRRFIRSTGMKLEAIDSRNAASTFNILNEEGRIVAAALLPYGVSS; this comes from the exons ATGGCAGCAAGATACAGAGCAACATCAACACTGCCATATCTAATGAGAACACTAGGTAGTAAAGAATCGACGAAGCCAGCTTATAGGGGAACCCTTCCTTCTCTTAGACGTGCTTTCTCTCTTTACGATCAAATCAATTTAATGGACAATGTTCCTGATGATCAATTGCGTTTTCAAGG GTATACTGATACGGGGTTTACTGTAAATGGAGCTAATTATGAAGGTAGTTTAATTGCAATCGGGAACTTAATTCTATCTTGGAGCCCTAAACGAATCTCTGATGTTACCCCAGATAG TTTAGCGATGTTCCAACTTATCCGGCCAATACCAG AGATTTTGCTTCTTGGTACTGGAAGACAAGTTCAACATGTGGATCCTGGACTTAGACGCTTTATTCGGTCCACCGGGATGAAGTTGGAAGCAATTGATTCG AGAAATGCTGCATCGACTTTCAACATATTGAACGAGGAAGGTAGGATCGTGGCAGCTGCTCTTCTTCCTTACGGAGTTTCTTCCTGA